The Tepidibacter aestuarii genome contains a region encoding:
- a CDS encoding ATP-binding protein, whose protein sequence is MSICRSLSMASKLNSSMILSTKLYRDYTILFKYINFILRKEDRIIIVIDEAYEKEFMDENKLKQYGLYHHIQSNRIIVKKCEEFVNDMNLFYELRQDSEKLGYEKNYIIGICSREISIKTELIKNSIKNGYKYCCYYNVLELSVYYEAIFFEDDETIEVYNNKKIKELELILESIRSSVVAKKNTYDNVKDLEKLNSFLGNVNKVSNLDDFLKKFLELVSSITSCKRSGILTKSEFENFQIHYELGDSCECIKGCIDIEFNENELIKSVETESKRMVFLNINEFTVIYLCFDKYGQKCINKEILEIYASSAKNIVNSFLEKIKNDRIISQNEKLKALGEISNGVAHDFNNILATISGYVDLSLAKRQDDNIREYLEIIKRASLDGAEMLRRIQEFTKNIRDEENSFFRFERIMKIVLNMINPRVNDSAMLGIDININKDLNAKGHVKGREFEIREVIINILNNAIDAMPSGGNINIKTYNLDTDIYIEIEDSGDGIPKNILSRIFDPFFSTKGVNGNGIGLSVSYKIIKDHGGSIRVETEEGIGTKFIISLPMHLEEVVSINTKNEEKDEKYYKILVVDDKIPVAMATGEIIKSIGKEADICYSGKDALQKLEVKKYDLIISDLAMPNLNGIELAKKVKLKYPDIKFVLMTGWLGDIDNYNDTTIDYILEKPFGIEEIKKILQMLN, encoded by the coding sequence ATGAGTATATGTAGATCATTAAGTATGGCGAGTAAGTTAAATAGCAGTATGATACTTAGCACTAAACTTTATAGAGATTATACAATATTATTTAAATATATTAATTTTATTTTACGCAAAGAAGACAGAATAATTATAGTAATTGATGAGGCCTATGAAAAAGAATTTATGGATGAAAATAAATTAAAACAGTATGGTTTATATCACCATATACAATCTAATAGAATTATAGTAAAAAAATGTGAAGAGTTTGTAAACGATATGAACTTATTTTATGAGTTAAGGCAGGATAGTGAAAAGTTGGGTTATGAAAAAAATTATATAATAGGTATTTGTTCTAGAGAGATAAGTATAAAAACTGAGTTGATAAAAAATTCTATAAAAAATGGATATAAATACTGCTGTTATTATAATGTACTTGAATTATCTGTCTACTATGAAGCTATATTTTTTGAAGATGATGAAACAATTGAAGTATACAATAATAAAAAGATTAAGGAACTTGAGTTGATATTAGAAAGTATACGTTCCTCTGTTGTAGCAAAGAAAAATACTTATGATAATGTAAAAGATCTAGAAAAACTTAACTCCTTTTTAGGGAATGTAAACAAGGTAAGTAATTTAGATGATTTTTTAAAGAAGTTTTTAGAACTTGTAAGTAGTATAACTTCCTGTAAAAGAAGTGGTATTTTGACTAAATCAGAATTTGAAAATTTTCAAATACATTATGAGCTAGGAGATTCATGTGAATGCATTAAAGGCTGCATAGATATAGAGTTTAATGAAAATGAACTGATAAAATCTGTAGAGACAGAAAGCAAGAGAATGGTATTTTTGAATATAAATGAATTTACTGTTATCTATTTGTGCTTTGATAAGTATGGACAAAAATGTATAAATAAAGAAATACTTGAGATATATGCTTCTTCCGCTAAAAATATAGTAAATTCATTTTTAGAGAAAATAAAAAATGATAGAATAATAAGTCAGAATGAGAAGTTAAAGGCGTTAGGTGAAATATCTAATGGCGTAGCACATGATTTTAATAACATATTGGCTACTATATCTGGATATGTTGATTTATCTCTTGCTAAAAGACAAGATGATAATATTAGAGAATATCTAGAAATTATAAAAAGGGCTTCTCTTGATGGAGCCGAGATGTTAAGAAGAATTCAAGAGTTTACTAAGAACATAAGAGATGAAGAAAATTCATTTTTTAGGTTTGAAAGAATTATGAAGATAGTTCTAAATATGATAAACCCTAGAGTAAACGATAGTGCTATGCTTGGAATAGATATAAATATAAATAAGGATTTAAATGCAAAAGGACATGTTAAAGGTAGAGAATTTGAGATAAGGGAAGTTATAATAAATATCTTAAATAATGCTATAGATGCTATGCCGAGTGGTGGAAATATAAATATAAAGACATATAATCTTGATACGGATATTTATATAGAAATAGAGGATTCGGGGGATGGAATACCTAAAAATATACTATCTAGAATATTTGATCCGTTTTTTTCGACTAAAGGAGTTAATGGAAATGGTATAGGATTATCGGTATCGTATAAGATAATAAAGGATCATGGTGGTAGCATAAGAGTTGAAACTGAAGAAGGAATAGGAACTAAGTTTATAATCTCTCTTCCTATGCATTTAGAAGAGGTTGTAAGTATAAACACTAAAAATGAAGAAAAAGATGAAAAGTACTATAAGATATTAGTTGTAGATGATAAAATACCAGTTGCCATGGCAACCGGAGAAATAATAAAAAGTATAGGAAAAGAAGCAGATATATGCTATAGTGGCAAAGATGCTCTTCAAAAATTAGAAGTTAAAAAATACGATTTAATAATAAGTGACTTAGCTATGCCAAATTTAAATGGTATAGAACTTGCAAAAAAGGTAAAGCTTAAATATCCTGATATAAAGTTTGTTTTAATGACAGGTTGGTTGGGTGATATAGATAATTATAATGATACGACGATTGATTACATATTAGAAAAGCCATTTGGCATAGAGGAAATCAAAAAAATATTACAAATGCTCAATTAG
- a CDS encoding sensor histidine kinase, which yields MIQWGNVGVIGSSELFAVDLMKKTIDEALDNNIKCAFLGKKKLLESIGDYRDAEIIIIEHNIFEEEYKIDKEYFNMNIVVTSDWIHKYRYDILENIEEYFDIITDKNHKLLTFFNIMEFELDLIDKFLAIHDKLIFEDENKRQMINTKEMSNIKFLLKSIKKSKIDNLDLQKNKKNLETLNNSIINFSFESDVEKVIKTAIETVLEMTDADYGSITVLFSSNKIEKEYSYSNIDMTYSYRIHCNGEIVGILTLGYRENYNKGKADEYIIDVICKSLGDIIYAIREKEEGKLLKKTDKRIRYTGELAGGIVHDLNNIFSIIKGYTQLLGINKQAYNIKEYIKIIEDGANEAIDKVKTLQDFSRNIKEDKKYVLINDIIKKAIKTTRPKWENMTYIKGRNIDIILNLKSEKTVFVQESDIRESIVNMILNSVDSMEEGGNICINTYDIDDEVFIEIMDEGKGMDKEILDKIFEPFFTTKQKSTGLGLSVVKKNVEANEGNIEATSIKGQMSKFEIRLPIREENAECYA from the coding sequence ATGATTCAGTGGGGAAATGTAGGGGTTATAGGTTCATCTGAGTTGTTTGCAGTTGATTTAATGAAAAAAACTATAGATGAAGCGCTGGATAATAATATAAAATGTGCATTCTTAGGAAAAAAGAAATTACTAGAAAGTATAGGCGATTATAGAGATGCTGAAATAATAATTATTGAACATAATATATTTGAAGAAGAATATAAAATAGATAAAGAGTACTTTAATATGAATATAGTTGTGACATCAGATTGGATACATAAATACAGATATGATATTTTAGAAAATATAGAGGAATATTTCGATATTATAACAGATAAAAATCATAAGCTGTTAACATTTTTTAACATAATGGAGTTTGAACTCGACCTTATAGATAAATTTTTAGCTATTCATGATAAATTGATATTTGAAGATGAAAATAAAAGACAGATGATAAATACTAAAGAAATGAGCAATATAAAATTTTTATTAAAATCTATAAAAAAATCTAAAATAGACAATCTAGACCTTCAAAAGAACAAAAAGAATTTGGAAACTCTAAATAACTCTATAATAAACTTCAGCTTTGAGAGTGATGTTGAAAAAGTAATAAAGACTGCTATAGAGACTGTACTTGAAATGACTGACGCAGATTATGGATCTATAACAGTATTATTTAGTAGCAATAAAATAGAAAAAGAATACTCTTACTCTAATATAGATATGACCTACAGCTATAGAATACACTGTAATGGAGAAATTGTTGGAATATTAACTCTTGGATATCGAGAGAATTATAATAAAGGGAAAGCAGATGAATACATAATAGACGTTATATGCAAGAGTTTGGGAGATATAATATACGCTATAAGAGAAAAAGAAGAAGGTAAACTGCTCAAAAAAACAGATAAGAGAATAAGATATACTGGTGAACTTGCTGGAGGAATAGTGCATGACCTTAATAATATATTTTCGATAATAAAGGGGTATACCCAGCTTTTGGGTATAAACAAACAGGCATACAATATAAAAGAATATATAAAAATAATTGAGGATGGAGCTAATGAAGCTATAGATAAGGTTAAAACTTTGCAGGATTTTTCTAGAAATATAAAAGAAGATAAGAAATATGTATTAATAAATGATATAATTAAAAAAGCCATAAAGACTACTAGGCCTAAATGGGAAAATATGACTTATATAAAAGGCAGAAATATAGACATAATATTGAATTTAAAGAGTGAAAAAACTGTATTCGTACAAGAATCTGATATACGAGAATCAATTGTAAATATGATATTAAACTCAGTGGATTCTATGGAAGAAGGCGGAAATATATGTATAAATACTTATGATATAGATGATGAGGTATTTATTGAAATAATGGACGAAGGAAAAGGAATGGATAAAGAAATATTAGATAAAATATTTGAACCATTTTTTACTACAAAACAAAAAAGTACAGGACTTGGCCTTAGCGTAGTTAAGAAAAATGTAGAGGCCAACGAAGGAAATATAGAAGCTACTTCTATTAAAGGACAGATGTCTAAGTTTGAAATAAGGCTGCCCATAAGAGAGGAGAATGCAGAGTGTTATGCATAA
- a CDS encoding amidohydrolase: MLCIKNAKINTVTNGSIQGDVLIENGKIKEIGKDIVVPLDVKVVDAKGNYVFPGFIDPHTHVGMWEDGMGYEGADGNEETDPITPHLSAIDGINAMDRNFKEAYEGGVTTVASGPGSANVMGGQFIALKTYGDRIDDMVLKTIGMKIAFGENPKSAYGKEDKTPQTRMATASLLRETLKRAQFYLEDMIDYEEDEDCDRPEYDIKLESLIPVLKKEIPLKAHAHRADDIFTAIRIAKEFDLDLTIDHCTEGHLITKHLSKEHYPVLVGPSLSERCKIELRNLTFETPGILSNAGLNVCLMTDHPVVPIQYLPLCASLAVKAGMDKDKAIEAITINPAKVLGLDDRIGSIEVGKDADIVIWNGHPLDIQSSVECTIINGEVVYSA; this comes from the coding sequence GTGTTATGCATAAAAAATGCTAAAATAAATACAGTAACAAATGGAAGCATACAAGGAGATGTATTAATCGAAAATGGTAAAATAAAAGAAATAGGAAAAGACATAGTAGTACCTCTTGATGTAAAAGTTGTAGATGCAAAAGGAAACTATGTATTTCCAGGATTTATAGACCCTCATACTCATGTTGGAATGTGGGAAGATGGAATGGGGTATGAAGGTGCTGATGGAAATGAAGAAACAGACCCTATAACACCTCATTTAAGTGCTATTGATGGTATTAATGCAATGGATAGAAACTTTAAAGAAGCATATGAGGGCGGAGTAACTACTGTAGCAAGTGGACCTGGTAGTGCTAATGTTATGGGAGGACAATTCATTGCTTTAAAGACTTATGGAGATAGAATAGATGATATGGTTTTAAAAACTATAGGAATGAAAATAGCTTTTGGAGAAAACCCTAAATCAGCATACGGAAAAGAAGACAAAACTCCACAAACAAGAATGGCAACAGCATCATTACTTAGAGAAACATTAAAGAGAGCTCAATTCTATCTTGAAGATATGATAGATTATGAAGAAGATGAAGATTGTGATAGACCTGAATATGATATTAAGTTAGAGTCATTAATTCCTGTTCTTAAAAAAGAAATACCTCTTAAAGCTCATGCTCATAGAGCTGATGATATATTTACAGCTATTAGAATAGCAAAAGAATTTGATCTAGATCTTACTATAGATCATTGTACAGAAGGTCACTTAATAACAAAGCACTTATCTAAAGAACACTACCCAGTTCTTGTAGGACCGTCTTTATCAGAAAGATGCAAAATAGAGCTTAGGAATTTAACATTTGAAACGCCTGGGATTCTATCAAATGCAGGACTTAATGTTTGTCTAATGACAGATCACCCTGTTGTTCCAATTCAGTACCTACCTCTGTGTGCATCTCTTGCAGTAAAAGCTGGAATGGACAAGGATAAGGCCATAGAAGCTATAACTATAAATCCTGCTAAAGTTTTAGGGCTTGATGATAGAATAGGATCTATAGAAGTAGGAAAAGATGCAGATATAGTTATATGGAATGGGCATCCACTTGATATTCAAAGCAGTGTAGAGTGTACTATAATAAATGGTGAGGTAGTTTACTCTGCTTAA
- a CDS encoding ECF transporter S component, with product MYNQATTKKNLFTTPVLVKIAILSVISYLIMFIEFPIVFAPGFLKLDFSDMPAIIGGFALGPVAGLFIELIKNLLHFVTKTDTGGVGEIANFLIGGAFVFISSGIYHLRKTKKNAIIGCLIATIGMSIVGALANQYLLIPFYANMFPIDAIVQMGTVVNKNIVDVKTLIYYGVVPFNIFKGIVMSVATAVLYKKVSCIIK from the coding sequence ATGTACAATCAAGCTACTACAAAAAAGAATTTATTTACTACACCTGTATTGGTGAAAATAGCTATTCTATCTGTTATATCATACTTGATAATGTTTATTGAATTTCCAATAGTATTTGCACCAGGATTTTTAAAATTAGACTTTTCTGATATGCCAGCTATAATAGGTGGATTTGCTCTAGGGCCAGTTGCTGGGCTATTTATAGAACTTATAAAAAATCTATTACACTTTGTAACAAAAACTGATACAGGTGGTGTTGGAGAAATAGCTAACTTTCTAATAGGAGGAGCTTTCGTATTTATATCATCTGGAATATATCACCTTAGAAAGACGAAGAAAAATGCTATAATTGGATGCTTAATAGCAACAATAGGGATGAGTATAGTTGGAGCTTTAGCTAATCAATATCTGCTTATTCCGTTTTATGCAAATATGTTTCCAATAGATGCAATAGTTCAAATGGGAACTGTTGTAAACAAGAATATAGTAGATGTTAAGACTTTAATATACTATGGAGTAGTACCTTTTAATATATTTAAAGGTATTGTAATGTCTGTTGCTACAGCCGTATTGTATAAGAAGGTTTCTTGCATAATAAAGTAG
- a CDS encoding response regulator transcription factor gives MIYLKKILIVEDELAISNLIKVHLDITGYETDQAYDGLEALNKIENKSFDLILLDVMIPNIDGFSLLQKIKHLDIPVIFLTAKNSVMDKVNGLKLGAEDYIVKPFEAIELLTRIEVVFRRYGKNDNTINFKNLTILLEDRIVKKNNEIVDLTLKEFELLVLLLKNKNTAFSREQILESVWGYEYFGETRTVDTHIQKIRKKLDLMENIKTVYKVGYRLED, from the coding sequence GTGATTTATTTGAAAAAAATATTGATAGTAGAAGATGAATTAGCTATATCTAATTTAATAAAAGTTCATTTGGATATAACTGGTTATGAAACAGATCAAGCTTATGATGGATTAGAAGCACTTAATAAAATAGAAAATAAAAGTTTTGATTTAATACTTTTAGATGTGATGATTCCTAATATAGATGGATTTTCATTGTTACAAAAAATAAAACATTTAGATATACCAGTTATATTTCTAACGGCTAAAAATTCTGTTATGGATAAAGTGAATGGACTTAAATTAGGAGCAGAAGATTATATTGTAAAGCCTTTTGAGGCAATTGAACTTCTTACGAGAATTGAAGTTGTTTTTAGAAGATATGGAAAAAATGATAATACTATTAATTTCAAGAATTTAACTATTTTATTAGAAGATAGAATAGTTAAAAAGAATAATGAAATAGTTGACTTAACATTAAAAGAATTTGAATTGTTAGTCTTATTGTTAAAAAATAAAAATACAGCTTTTTCTAGAGAGCAAATATTAGAAAGTGTTTGGGGATATGAGTATTTTGGAGAAACAAGAACGGTAGATACCCATATACAAAAAATTAGGAAAAAATTAGATCTTATGGAAAATATAAAAACTGTTTATAAAGTTGGGTATAGACTGGAGGATTAA
- a CDS encoding sensor histidine kinase, producing the protein MKLWQKIYILFFIAFLLTFNIAGITIIEKIHNETLNREVQRGLSEQKSISYILNMNFSEYNLQINNNDINDFVNQVTNKYLKDFNEEEIYIEILDMNNNTFFTNLNFNLPSKRDELNGLVLNERKYIIRNIDNKYYLFVAGAMNIGNRSFKLSYSRNISHIYEERKNQYKFFFKFEANICLIFAAIMYSISKFITKPINDLTRSTKSIAKGNYHERVETISKDELGILSNNFNIMANAIEEKINELERNNNEKQRFIDNLTHEIKTPLTSIIGYANLLKTTKVSEEIFFESVDFIYKEGKRLEQLSFKMMDLILLKVDDFDLKYEKIMNILYDVRGSLRPKLNKRGIDLIIEGKDCELLIEKDLMKILLSNLVDNAIKASEKNSNIYLSVYKNEDKTIIEVKDNGVGMDKEHLDKVMEPFYMVDKSRTRKNNGAGLGLSICKKIADIHNSNIEIESKLGKGTIIKIIFR; encoded by the coding sequence ATGAAGCTATGGCAGAAAATATATATACTTTTTTTTATAGCATTTTTATTAACCTTTAATATAGCAGGTATTACTATAATAGAAAAAATTCATAATGAAACATTGAATAGAGAAGTTCAAAGAGGTTTAAGTGAACAAAAAAGCATTTCATATATATTAAATATGAATTTTTCAGAATATAATTTACAAATAAACAATAATGATATAAATGATTTTGTAAATCAAGTTACAAATAAATATTTAAAAGATTTTAATGAAGAGGAAATTTATATTGAGATTTTAGATATGAACAATAATACTTTTTTTACAAATTTAAATTTTAATCTTCCTAGTAAAAGAGATGAATTAAATGGTCTTGTTCTAAATGAAAGAAAATATATTATAAGAAATATAGACAATAAATACTATCTTTTTGTGGCAGGGGCTATGAATATAGGAAATAGAAGTTTTAAGTTATCATATTCAAGAAATATTTCTCACATATATGAAGAAAGAAAAAATCAATATAAATTTTTCTTTAAATTTGAAGCAAATATTTGTCTTATTTTTGCGGCTATTATGTATAGTATAAGCAAATTTATAACTAAGCCAATAAATGATTTAACAAGATCGACTAAGAGCATAGCCAAAGGGAATTATCATGAAAGGGTTGAGACAATTTCTAAAGATGAATTAGGAATTTTGTCTAATAATTTTAATATAATGGCTAATGCTATTGAAGAAAAAATAAATGAGCTTGAAAGAAATAATAATGAAAAGCAAAGATTTATAGATAACCTAACTCACGAAATTAAGACTCCGTTGACATCTATAATAGGATATGCAAATTTACTTAAGACAACAAAGGTAAGTGAAGAGATATTTTTTGAATCAGTAGATTTTATTTATAAAGAAGGAAAAAGATTAGAACAGTTATCTTTTAAGATGATGGATTTAATACTGCTTAAAGTCGATGATTTTGATTTGAAATATGAAAAGATAATGAATATACTTTATGATGTTAGAGGTTCTTTGCGTCCTAAGTTAAATAAAAGAGGAATAGATTTAATAATTGAAGGTAAAGATTGTGAACTGTTAATAGAAAAAGATTTAATGAAAATACTATTATCTAACTTAGTAGATAATGCAATAAAGGCTAGTGAAAAAAATTCTAATATTTATTTGAGTGTATATAAAAATGAAGATAAAACTATTATTGAAGTAAAAGATAATGGAGTAGGCATGGACAAGGAACATTTAGACAAGGTTATGGAACCTTTTTATATGGTTGATAAGTCAAGAACTAGAAAAAATAATGGTGCGGGATTAGGACTTTCTATATGCAAAAAAATAGCTGATATTCATAATTCAAATATTGAAATAGAAAGTAAGCTTGGAAAAGGAACAATTATAAAAATAATATTTAGATAA
- a CDS encoding YcdB/YcdC domain-containing protein, with the protein MKLRFVILTILSVLILSLVGCGTTSSDVEKEKVAETVKISFEKYFNEKLDIKEIMDNTEYMNSNKYWITVYADTESNIEYYACLTENGQLKDIFYRSTEETSSILDEEEGKKIATEFIKKHFANKDEEINFTRIGNDGDFDFTYGKDEETGKDKVIYINIDSETKKVCGFVLEVEDKK; encoded by the coding sequence ATGAAATTAAGGTTTGTTATATTAACTATTTTAAGTGTATTAATATTGTCTTTAGTAGGATGCGGAACAACTAGTAGTGATGTAGAAAAAGAAAAAGTTGCGGAAACTGTTAAAATTTCATTTGAGAAATATTTTAATGAAAAGCTAGATATTAAAGAAATTATGGATAATACTGAATATATGAATAGTAATAAATATTGGATTACAGTATATGCAGATACTGAATCTAATATCGAATATTATGCATGTCTAACAGAAAATGGACAACTTAAGGATATATTTTATAGAAGTACTGAAGAAACTTCTTCTATTTTAGACGAAGAAGAAGGTAAAAAAATAGCAACAGAGTTTATTAAGAAACATTTTGCAAATAAGGATGAAGAAATAAATTTCACAAGAATCGGGAATGATGGAGATTTTGATTTTACATATGGAAAAGATGAAGAAACAGGTAAAGATAAAGTTATATATATTAATATAGATAGTGAAACTAAAAAGGTATGCGGATTTGTTTTAGAGGTTGAAGATAAGAAATAA
- the tsaE gene encoding tRNA (adenosine(37)-N6)-threonylcarbamoyltransferase complex ATPase subunit type 1 TsaE: MEKIYLKNEQETSEIGYRLGQLLNKGDVVCLIGDLGAGKTTITKSIARALEVDDYITSPTFTIVNEYDGKYSLYHFDVYRISSSEDMYEIGFEEYLYGDGICIIEWANLIEDILPDEYMNIELNYKDEGREMIITPHGKHYENIVKEIIK, translated from the coding sequence ATGGAAAAGATATATTTAAAGAATGAACAAGAAACTAGTGAAATTGGATATAGATTAGGACAACTTTTAAATAAAGGTGATGTAGTTTGTTTAATAGGAGATTTAGGTGCTGGAAAAACTACTATAACAAAGAGTATAGCTAGAGCGCTTGAAGTAGATGATTATATTACAAGCCCTACATTTACTATAGTAAATGAATATGATGGGAAATATTCTCTTTACCATTTTGATGTTTATAGAATATCATCTAGTGAAGATATGTATGAGATAGGATTTGAAGAGTATTTATACGGTGATGGGATATGTATTATAGAGTGGGCTAATTTAATAGAAGATATACTTCCAGATGAATATATGAATATAGAACTTAATTACAAAGATGAGGGTAGAGAAATGATAATTACTCCTCATGGAAAACATTACGAAAACATAGTAAAGGAGATAATTAAATAA
- the tsaB gene encoding tRNA (adenosine(37)-N6)-threonylcarbamoyltransferase complex dimerization subunit type 1 TsaB, whose amino-acid sequence MKVLGIDTSSKAASVAIMEDDKLISEYTINNNKTHSQKLMPIIENMFKLNEISADNIDLVSVCIGPGSFTGLRIGVATAKAIAHVRDIPVVVVNSLEALAFNMSMTNKTVCPMIDAQKKQVYTCKYSWDKDSLLKVEDIDVKKIEDLVEEFKSSLEEFVLVGEGADLHKEVFENIDNVYIAPNSHRSSRASSICEIGIEKFKKGDTKTHYEVVPYYIRKSQAEVQYEEKMKRLKEDGK is encoded by the coding sequence ATGAAAGTACTTGGAATTGACACATCTTCAAAAGCTGCATCTGTTGCTATTATGGAAGATGATAAACTAATATCAGAATACACTATAAATAACAATAAAACACATTCACAAAAACTCATGCCTATAATCGAGAATATGTTTAAACTAAACGAAATTAGCGCTGATAATATAGATTTAGTATCAGTGTGTATAGGTCCTGGCTCATTTACAGGTCTTAGAATTGGAGTTGCCACAGCTAAAGCTATAGCTCACGTAAGAGACATACCTGTAGTTGTTGTAAATTCACTTGAAGCACTTGCATTTAATATGAGTATGACAAATAAAACTGTATGTCCTATGATAGATGCACAGAAAAAGCAGGTTTATACTTGTAAATATTCTTGGGATAAAGATTCCTTACTAAAGGTAGAAGATATAGATGTTAAAAAAATAGAGGATTTAGTCGAGGAATTTAAATCATCATTAGAAGAATTTGTATTAGTTGGAGAAGGTGCAGATTTACATAAAGAGGTTTTTGAAAATATAGATAACGTATATATAGCTCCTAATTCTCATAGATCATCAAGAGCATCTAGTATATGTGAAATAGGTATTGAAAAGTTTAAAAAAGGTGATACAAAAACTCATTACGAAGTAGTACCTTATTATATAAGAAAATCTCAAGCAGAGGTTCAATATGAAGAAAAGATGAAGAGGTTAAAGGAAGATGGAAAATAA
- the rimI gene encoding ribosomal protein S18-alanine N-acetyltransferase has product MENNIVVRNLQEKDIDDLVEIEELCFHSPWTKHSLQKELKNKLARYKVIEKDSKIVAYAGIWLIVDEGHITNVAVHPEHRGLGYGNKIIKALIDECRESNIASMTLEVRKSNDTAINLYKKYGFKLSGIRPGYYTDTQEDALIMWKDIEKGE; this is encoded by the coding sequence ATGGAAAATAATATAGTAGTAAGAAATTTACAAGAAAAAGATATAGACGATTTAGTTGAAATAGAAGAGCTTTGTTTTCATTCGCCATGGACGAAGCATTCATTACAAAAAGAACTTAAAAACAAACTTGCAAGGTACAAAGTAATAGAAAAGGATTCTAAAATAGTAGCATATGCAGGAATATGGCTAATAGTAGATGAAGGGCATATAACAAATGTTGCTGTACATCCTGAACATAGAGGTCTAGGATATGGCAATAAAATAATTAAAGCTTTAATAGATGAATGCAGAGAAAGTAATATAGCGTCTATGACTCTTGAAGTTAGAAAATCAAACGATACGGCTATTAATTTATATAAAAAATACGGTTTTAAATTATCGGGTATAAGACCTGGATATTACACTGATACTCAGGAAGATGCACTTATTATGTGGAAAGATATAGAAAAAGGAGAGTAA